The proteins below come from a single Synechococcus sp. WH 8101 genomic window:
- a CDS encoding thioesterase family protein: MVIESVTTPPWCWRKRVLPQHTDHGGVMWHGAYVAWLEEARVEALAAVGLPYDRLAAEGLEMPVVRLEVEYRQALHHGERVDLESWALERRGVRWPWASRWRREDGQVAAMARVELVLVRLEGARRTVLRQAPPALREALECLQRGPSA, from the coding sequence ATGGTGATTGAGAGCGTTACGACGCCCCCCTGGTGCTGGCGGAAGCGGGTGCTGCCCCAGCACACCGACCATGGTGGTGTGATGTGGCATGGGGCCTACGTGGCCTGGCTGGAGGAAGCGCGTGTGGAGGCCCTGGCTGCTGTGGGCCTGCCCTACGACCGCCTCGCCGCTGAGGGGCTGGAAATGCCGGTGGTGCGCCTGGAGGTGGAGTATCGCCAGGCCCTGCACCATGGCGAGCGGGTGGACCTGGAAAGCTGGGCGCTGGAGCGCCGGGGCGTGCGCTGGCCCTGGGCGAGTCGCTGGCGCCGTGAGGATGGACAGGTGGCAGCGATGGCGCGTGTCGAGCTGGTGCTGGTGCGGCTCGAGGGGGCGCGGCGCACCGTGCTCCGCCAGGCGCCGCCGGCCTTGCGGGAGGCGCTGGAGTGCCTGCAGCGGGGACCGTCCGCATGA
- a CDS encoding DNA-processing protein DprA → MGTVRLSALQSLATQDPAGLAGLWSWPLPRLQRALRWPDSLTQTVDAYRSRWGASPAVRAPDTVLIPGDANWPLALADLKRPPPLLHWRGDAALLPTVSARQAVAIVGTRRPSSHGLRMAEALGAALARAGWPVVSGLAEGVDAAAHQGCLKAGGAPVGVVGTPLTRVYPPEHERLQAALASQGLLLSEHGPEARVSRASFALRNRLLVALADWVVVVECPEGSGALISAEIALAMERSLWVVPGDALRQSSCGSNRLLTCGACPLLSIESFLTALGPGPCADGAQAPAVSGGGGSHAPEMQDEPLLRLLEEGAGLDRLARDLGRPTGVLAEQLLQLELQGLVKAEAGMRWRLV, encoded by the coding sequence TTGGGGACCGTTCGCCTGTCGGCGTTGCAGTCACTGGCGACGCAGGATCCAGCCGGCCTGGCTGGTCTCTGGTCTTGGCCGCTGCCACGGCTGCAACGTGCATTGCGTTGGCCAGACTCCCTGACGCAGACGGTCGATGCGTACCGCAGCCGCTGGGGCGCCAGCCCGGCAGTGCGGGCTCCTGACACCGTTCTGATTCCCGGTGATGCCAACTGGCCCCTGGCCCTGGCGGATCTGAAGCGGCCGCCGCCTCTGTTGCACTGGCGGGGCGATGCCGCTCTGCTGCCCACGGTGTCTGCGCGGCAGGCGGTCGCGATCGTCGGCACCCGCCGGCCCTCCAGCCATGGCCTGCGCATGGCGGAAGCTCTCGGCGCAGCGCTGGCGCGGGCGGGTTGGCCCGTGGTCAGCGGCCTGGCTGAGGGGGTGGATGCGGCGGCCCATCAAGGCTGCCTGAAGGCAGGCGGTGCTCCGGTTGGCGTGGTGGGCACGCCCCTCACGCGGGTCTATCCGCCTGAGCATGAAAGGCTGCAGGCGGCCCTGGCGAGCCAAGGGCTGCTGCTCAGTGAACATGGGCCCGAGGCCAGGGTGAGTCGGGCCAGCTTTGCCCTGCGAAATCGGCTTCTGGTAGCCCTTGCCGATTGGGTGGTCGTAGTGGAATGCCCGGAGGGAAGCGGCGCGCTGATTTCAGCCGAGATTGCCCTCGCGATGGAGCGGTCGCTCTGGGTGGTGCCTGGGGATGCTTTGCGTCAGTCGTCCTGCGGCAGCAATCGCTTGCTCACGTGTGGCGCCTGCCCGTTGCTCTCGATCGAGTCGTTTCTCACCGCCCTCGGGCCCGGCCCCTGCGCTGATGGTGCTCAGGCTCCTGCGGTCAGCGGGGGTGGTGGCAGCCATGCCCCCGAGATGCAGGATGAGCCTCTGTTGCGGCTTCTGGAAGAGGGAGCCGGCCTCGATCGTCTGGCTCGGGATCTGGGGCGTCCCACCGGGGTGCTTGCCGAGCAGCTGTTGCAGCTCGAATTGCAGGGGCTGGTGAAGGCGGAAGCAGGGATGCGATGGCGGCTTGTTTAG
- the prmC gene encoding peptide chain release factor N(5)-glutamine methyltransferase, with the protein MTPVELSGNELLAWRQAQLATGGRAVDLDWLLDLAGGLRWADLQALHLDPAARRVRLACELSELASLWQRYRLQHEPLQHLVGRCPWRDLELTVSAAALIPRQETESLVDLALERWRAAQPGASAKPLLRWADLGTGSGALAVALARAFPQASGHAVDCSEAALALARLNLEQHAVSERCSLHSGDWWQPLRPWWGLLQLVLSNPPYIPSAVVDQLDPVVREHEPRLALDGGADGLAATRLIIAGAPEALAPGGWLLIEHHHDQSEAVLDLCAAAGLDHLKAETDLQGVRRFACARRPC; encoded by the coding sequence ATGACCCCAGTGGAGCTGAGCGGTAACGAGCTTCTGGCCTGGCGCCAGGCCCAGCTGGCCACAGGCGGCCGTGCTGTGGATCTTGATTGGTTGCTCGATCTGGCCGGTGGCTTGCGTTGGGCCGACCTGCAGGCCTTGCATCTCGATCCGGCGGCCCGTCGGGTGCGGCTCGCCTGCGAGCTCTCCGAGCTTGCCTCGCTCTGGCAGCGCTATCGCCTGCAGCACGAACCGCTCCAGCATCTGGTGGGTCGCTGCCCTTGGCGCGATCTTGAGCTCACGGTGTCGGCCGCCGCTCTGATCCCCAGGCAGGAGACGGAATCTCTGGTGGATCTGGCCCTGGAGCGCTGGCGGGCGGCGCAACCCGGTGCCTCCGCCAAGCCGCTGCTGCGCTGGGCGGATCTGGGAACGGGCTCCGGCGCCCTGGCCGTCGCCCTGGCCCGTGCCTTTCCCCAGGCCAGTGGTCATGCCGTCGACTGCAGCGAAGCGGCCCTGGCGCTGGCGCGCCTCAATCTTGAACAGCATGCGGTTTCAGAACGCTGCAGCCTTCACAGCGGGGATTGGTGGCAGCCCCTGAGGCCCTGGTGGGGTCTGTTGCAGCTCGTGCTCAGCAATCCCCCTTACATCCCAAGTGCTGTGGTCGATCAGCTCGACCCTGTGGTGCGTGAGCATGAGCCTCGGCTCGCCCTTGATGGCGGAGCGGATGGTCTGGCGGCGACGCGCCTGATCATTGCGGGGGCTCCCGAGGCCCTGGCCCCGGGCGGCTGGCTCCTGATCGAGCATCATCACGATCAGAGCGAGGCGGTGCTGGACCTCTGCGCTGCCGCCGGTCTGGACCATCTGAAGGCTGAAACAGATCTGCAGGGTGTGCGCCGCTTCGCGTGTGCGCGTCGGCCATGCTGA
- a CDS encoding L-threonylcarbamoyladenylate synthase translates to MTAASPLATHPNDLLHQLRKGGAAMLPTDTLPALASLPEHARQIWQLKQRSLRKPLILMGAEPESLFAHVAPDVRGEAAALASSHWPGALTLVLPASGPTVQHLHPGAATLGLRIPDCAPTRHLLTLSGPLATTSINRSGEPAARSDREATQCFPSLPLLGPLPWPEPSGQASTVLAWLGPGRWQLLRQGAVMPKGLLLQPPCSG, encoded by the coding sequence ATGACAGCCGCTTCGCCCCTCGCGACCCATCCCAACGACCTGCTCCACCAGCTCCGGAAGGGAGGCGCCGCCATGCTCCCCACCGACACCCTGCCGGCTCTGGCGTCTCTGCCGGAGCATGCCCGGCAGATTTGGCAGCTCAAACAGCGTTCGCTCCGGAAGCCCCTCATTCTGATGGGGGCTGAACCCGAGAGCCTGTTCGCCCATGTGGCCCCCGATGTGCGTGGGGAGGCGGCCGCCTTGGCTTCTTCCCACTGGCCCGGGGCCCTCACGCTGGTGTTGCCCGCCTCCGGCCCGACCGTTCAGCACCTGCACCCGGGGGCGGCCACCCTGGGTCTGCGCATTCCCGATTGTGCGCCCACCCGGCACCTGTTGACCCTCAGTGGTCCCCTGGCGACCACCAGCATCAACCGCTCCGGTGAGCCAGCAGCTCGGTCAGACCGGGAGGCGACGCAGTGTTTCCCGTCGCTCCCCCTGCTGGGCCCCTTGCCCTGGCCGGAGCCCTCCGGACAGGCCAGCACGGTCCTGGCCTGGCTTGGGCCGGGCCGGTGGCAGTTGCTGCGGCAAGGCGCTGTGATGCCGAAAGGTCTGCTGCTTCAGCCTCCATGCTCTGGTTGA
- a CDS encoding response regulator transcription factor, whose protein sequence is MPSHRLTPTEQIILNLLSQGLSNRAIAERQVVSIRTVESHISHALEKTGCRSRLELVLWRLDRSQNEGAEPTVTLPLSPA, encoded by the coding sequence TTGCCATCCCATCGCCTCACCCCCACGGAACAGATCATCCTCAATCTGCTCAGCCAAGGGCTCAGCAACCGTGCCATCGCTGAACGTCAGGTGGTAAGCATCCGCACGGTGGAGTCCCACATCAGCCACGCGCTGGAGAAAACAGGCTGTCGCTCTCGGCTGGAATTGGTGCTCTGGCGGCTCGACCGGAGCCAAAACGAGGGCGCTGAACCGACCGTTACACTGCCGCTATCGCCGGCTTAG
- the minE gene encoding cell division topological specificity factor MinE → MTLRDILDKLLGRQPASATTARERLQLVLAHDRTDLSPELLEQMRREILEVVAKYVEIDLDHGDVSLETEDRVTALVANLPIRRPLAVSERSIDRNGESFD, encoded by the coding sequence ATGACCCTGCGCGACATCCTCGACAAGCTGCTCGGCCGCCAACCGGCCAGCGCCACCACCGCCAGGGAGCGCCTTCAGTTGGTGCTGGCCCATGACCGCACGGATCTCAGCCCCGAACTACTCGAACAGATGCGTCGGGAGATTCTGGAGGTGGTGGCCAAGTATGTGGAGATCGACCTGGACCACGGCGATGTGAGCCTGGAAACCGAAGACCGGGTGACCGCCCTGGTTGCCAATCTGCCCATCCGCCGACCACTGGCTGTGAGCGAACGGAGCATCGACAGGAACGGGGAATCCTTCGATTAG
- the minD gene encoding septum site-determining protein MinD — protein sequence MASISRTILICSGKGGVGKTTLTANLGIALARQGQKTVVLDADFGLRNLDLLLGLENRIVYTAQEVLAKSCRLDQALVKHKQEPNLALLPAGNPRMLEWLKPEDMQSIVGMLAKQFDTVLIDCPAGIEDGFKNAAAAAREAIVITTPEVSAVRDADRVIGLLNTQGLSPVQLVLNRVRPKMMANQEMLAVDDVTDILALPLLGLVLEDEQVIVSTNRGEPLTLSGSQSPAARAYSNIARRLQGEDVPLIDPAKEGRGLRAKVRRLMQKKIF from the coding sequence GTGGCGTCCATCTCGCGAACGATCCTGATCTGCTCCGGCAAAGGAGGAGTGGGTAAAACCACGCTCACCGCCAACCTCGGTATCGCCCTGGCACGCCAGGGTCAGAAGACCGTGGTGCTCGATGCCGATTTCGGCCTCCGCAACCTGGATCTCCTTCTCGGCCTGGAAAACAGGATCGTCTACACCGCCCAAGAGGTGCTCGCCAAAAGCTGCCGGCTCGACCAGGCGCTGGTGAAGCACAAGCAGGAGCCGAACCTGGCTCTCCTGCCGGCGGGCAATCCGCGCATGCTCGAGTGGCTCAAGCCTGAAGACATGCAGTCGATTGTGGGCATGCTGGCGAAGCAGTTCGACACCGTGCTGATCGACTGCCCGGCCGGAATCGAAGACGGGTTCAAGAATGCGGCCGCCGCCGCCCGGGAAGCGATCGTGATCACCACACCGGAGGTTTCGGCCGTCCGCGACGCCGATCGGGTGATCGGCCTGCTCAACACCCAGGGGCTCAGCCCCGTACAGCTGGTGCTCAACCGCGTGCGGCCGAAAATGATGGCCAACCAGGAGATGCTCGCAGTTGATGACGTCACCGATATCCTCGCCCTGCCTCTGCTCGGCCTGGTGCTGGAAGACGAGCAGGTGATCGTGAGCACCAATCGCGGCGAGCCGCTCACCCTCAGTGGGAGCCAGTCTCCGGCCGCTCGCGCTTACAGCAACATCGCCCGCCGACTCCAAGGTGAAGATGTCCCCCTGATCGACCCCGCCAAGGAAGGCCGCGGCCTGCGGGCCAAGGTCCGTCGCCTGATGCAAAAGAAGATCTTCTGA
- the minC gene encoding septum site-determining protein MinC, whose translation MHAPDAQSPVPAQRHPVLTLPSQRTLHWRDALPAALSRLPPGPVDLVCADWALSGRELLELLSELEAAGHPIRCLEAQSIDTVVSGHALGLPTRWIEPSKQGPPDQPDQNQPAEEAQPDDSLRLHRGTLRSGDHLTTQGHLLVLGDVNPGARVTAGGDVLVWGRLRGSAHAGVHGHQGARIVALQLRPLQLRIADTVARGPEERPQPGLAEQARLDAGEIVIEAADAQMPRPPLG comes from the coding sequence ATGCACGCGCCCGATGCCCAGTCACCGGTTCCCGCCCAGCGCCACCCGGTGCTGACGCTGCCCAGCCAGCGCACGCTCCACTGGCGCGATGCCCTGCCTGCCGCGCTCTCAAGGCTTCCGCCTGGGCCGGTGGATCTGGTCTGCGCCGACTGGGCCTTGAGCGGACGTGAGCTGTTGGAACTGCTGAGCGAACTCGAAGCAGCGGGTCACCCGATCCGTTGCCTGGAGGCTCAGAGCATCGACACGGTGGTGAGTGGCCACGCTCTCGGCCTTCCCACGCGCTGGATCGAGCCATCGAAGCAGGGGCCCCCAGACCAGCCAGATCAAAACCAGCCGGCGGAAGAGGCCCAGCCCGATGACAGCCTCCGCCTCCATCGCGGCACCCTGCGGTCCGGTGATCACCTCACCACCCAGGGGCACCTGCTGGTGCTGGGGGATGTCAATCCTGGCGCCAGGGTGACCGCCGGCGGCGACGTGCTCGTGTGGGGACGCCTGCGTGGCAGTGCCCACGCGGGCGTTCACGGCCATCAAGGAGCACGGATCGTGGCACTACAACTCAGACCGTTGCAGCTGCGCATCGCCGACACCGTGGCGCGCGGTCCTGAAGAACGCCCCCAGCCCGGACTGGCCGAACAGGCCCGACTCGATGCGGGAGAGATTGTGATTGAAGCGGCAGATGCTCAGATGCCCAGACCACCTCTAGGCTGA
- a CDS encoding phosphatidylserine/phosphatidylglycerophosphate/cardiolipin synthase family protein, with amino-acid sequence MTMLEGLACDVRHPHQRLIVMPNDGAEAVLGLIALAQRELLLKQFKLESPEVLQALDDAHARGVRVRVMLNPHTSGGTRWNDSAFERLQAVGVDVAWTSDRFPVTHEKSMVIDRKEVLISTFNLSNKYFTQTRDYGIVTFATEVVEQVIACFEADWERREFEPDLTTGLFWSNQYSRGQIAHLLDEAEETLDIQHPKFVDAVILDRVIKARERGVKVRVLCGGKHGISDWDIYDTFSSLRIMRHAGVKIRRQKHLKLHAKLILVDGRYAQTGSMNLDRSAFDVRRELGVGSDAEDVLMRLKRIFEADWDEAHAYEAPDPLDPAAHDDGELIPDPEFVHE; translated from the coding sequence ATGACGATGCTTGAAGGCCTGGCTTGTGATGTCAGGCACCCTCATCAACGGCTGATTGTGATGCCGAATGATGGGGCGGAAGCGGTGCTCGGTTTAATTGCTCTGGCGCAGCGTGAGTTGCTGCTCAAGCAGTTCAAGCTGGAGTCTCCTGAGGTTCTGCAGGCGCTGGACGATGCCCATGCTCGTGGTGTTCGCGTGCGCGTGATGTTGAATCCCCATACCTCAGGAGGAACGCGTTGGAATGACAGCGCCTTTGAGCGTTTGCAGGCTGTTGGTGTTGACGTGGCCTGGACCAGCGATCGATTCCCGGTGACCCATGAAAAGTCAATGGTGATCGACCGCAAGGAGGTTTTGATTTCGACCTTTAATTTGTCCAATAAGTATTTCACGCAGACACGTGATTATGGGATCGTCACCTTTGCGACTGAGGTCGTGGAGCAGGTGATCGCCTGTTTTGAGGCTGATTGGGAGCGTCGCGAGTTTGAGCCGGATCTCACGACCGGCTTGTTCTGGAGTAATCAGTACAGCCGAGGCCAGATCGCCCACTTGCTTGATGAAGCGGAAGAAACATTAGATATTCAGCATCCCAAGTTTGTCGATGCCGTGATTCTTGATCGCGTGATCAAAGCCAGGGAGCGGGGTGTGAAGGTTCGGGTGTTGTGCGGCGGCAAGCATGGCATCAGTGACTGGGATATTTACGACACCTTTTCGTCGTTGCGAATCATGCGTCATGCCGGCGTTAAGATTCGCCGGCAGAAGCATTTGAAGCTCCACGCCAAGTTGATTCTTGTGGATGGCCGCTATGCCCAGACCGGTTCCATGAATCTGGATCGCAGTGCGTTTGATGTGCGCCGAGAATTGGGTGTTGGCAGTGACGCTGAGGATGTGCTGATGCGCCTGAAGCGCATTTTTGAGGCTGACTGGGATGAGGCGCATGCCTATGAGGCGCCCGATCCTCTCGATCCAGCCGCTCACGATGACGGTGAATTAATTCCTGATCCCGAGTTTGTTCATGAGTGA
- a CDS encoding chromate transporter, translating into MSDLSGLLSDSHTKPTLRQLFIGMMQVALSSFGGGLSAWSQRIVVEQRQWMTNEAFITGLTVARLFPGPNQVNMAVYIGTAFRGLPGAVAALAGLLLVPFTLLTTVGLLYFQFHTIPAVDRVLAGVVAAAAGMALSMGFKILHEYWRDRMALLLALVTFVALSVFRFHLIPVVLVLGPLAMAWYWPRQQQQGDPAP; encoded by the coding sequence ATGAGTGATCTATCCGGGCTGTTGTCTGATTCTCATACGAAGCCCACGCTCCGTCAGCTCTTCATCGGCATGATGCAGGTGGCCTTGTCGTCTTTCGGCGGCGGCTTGTCGGCCTGGAGTCAGCGCATCGTGGTGGAGCAGCGCCAGTGGATGACCAACGAGGCGTTCATTACAGGCCTCACGGTTGCGCGTCTGTTTCCTGGCCCCAATCAAGTCAATATGGCGGTGTATATCGGCACAGCCTTCCGAGGTTTGCCCGGTGCGGTGGCTGCCTTGGCGGGGCTGTTGTTGGTGCCCTTCACGCTGTTGACAACGGTCGGCTTGCTCTACTTTCAGTTCCACACCATCCCCGCTGTGGACAGGGTGCTGGCTGGTGTGGTGGCTGCAGCTGCAGGCATGGCCCTCTCCATGGGCTTCAAGATCCTCCATGAGTATTGGCGCGACCGGATGGCTTTGCTGCTGGCGCTGGTCACCTTCGTGGCGTTGTCAGTATTCCGGTTTCATCTCATTCCTGTGGTTCTCGTTCTTGGACCCTTGGCCATGGCCTGGTATTGGCCGCGTCAACAACAGCAGGGAGATCCGGCTCCATGA
- a CDS encoding chromate transporter yields MIMTLEGCFHWLACAPRPDGPIAELLRMAWQFLSLSLFSLGGGNTLLAAYHHLSVEQFCWLTNNQFADIYALAEAAPGPSSMIAGLIGMSSALGEGLPWELVSAYTAETALLLPSTLVMIVACLGWKRFSHSPWRVAFERGMGPVTLGILFSVGLKILRTADNNIGGYLVSVIVCVLMLRTRISPLWFMAVAGVLGAWGLNQR; encoded by the coding sequence ATGATTATGACCCTGGAGGGCTGCTTCCATTGGTTGGCGTGCGCGCCGAGGCCGGATGGCCCGATCGCTGAGCTGCTGCGCATGGCCTGGCAATTTCTATCCTTATCTCTGTTTTCCCTCGGTGGCGGCAACACGCTGCTGGCCGCGTATCACCACCTCAGTGTGGAGCAATTCTGTTGGCTCACCAACAACCAATTTGCCGATATTTATGCTCTTGCCGAGGCGGCGCCAGGTCCCAGTTCCATGATTGCCGGTTTGATCGGCATGAGTTCTGCCCTTGGCGAGGGTCTGCCCTGGGAGCTTGTGTCGGCCTACACGGCTGAAACAGCCCTGCTGTTGCCCTCCACCCTGGTGATGATCGTGGCCTGTCTGGGCTGGAAACGGTTTTCGCATTCACCCTGGAGAGTGGCCTTTGAGCGGGGGATGGGCCCGGTCACCCTGGGAATTCTGTTTTCCGTTGGCCTCAAAATCCTTCGCACGGCAGACAACAACATTGGCGGTTATCTTGTTTCCGTGATTGTGTGTGTGCTCATGTTGCGCACGCGCATTTCCCCTCTGTGGTTCATGGCTGTCGCCGGGGTGCTGGGGGCGTGGGGCCTGAATCAACGCTGA
- a CDS encoding HD domain-containing protein gives MGSRTFHDPLHRSIRLDGDQPAEAMVLALVDSRPFQRLRRIRQLGPAFLTFHGAESSRFTHSLGVFHLARQAFERLIRRDPSLEAQRAVLYASALLHDLGHGPLSHTGEEMFGLRHETWSARLVRDHPEIRKILDEVGHGTAEAVADLLLHGQAERPVIKALVSSQLDCDRLDYLLRDSYSTGTRYGQLDLERILSALTLAPDGALAIHPKGLMAVEHYLVVRNLMYRSVYNHRLNVVCNWLLEQLIRTARQLGPERVWSDSTMARWLWNPQALDLDSFEANDDLRTGYHLLRWSEEAPPPLAELCQRFLHRRLLKAMPVNQLASGAQLELLALARQLAEQEGLDPALTCGLRHQQLRGYHPYRGGLRLWDGHRLQALEQCSALVNSLSTPEETAWLIHPGSISPALNNAMLSVDSGPTPPAPRRQP, from the coding sequence ATGGGCAGCCGAACGTTCCATGACCCCCTCCACCGCAGCATTCGCCTCGATGGCGACCAGCCGGCAGAGGCCATGGTGCTGGCCCTGGTGGACAGCCGACCGTTTCAACGCCTGCGGCGCATCCGTCAGCTCGGGCCGGCCTTCCTCACCTTCCATGGCGCCGAATCCAGCCGCTTCACCCATTCGCTTGGGGTCTTTCACCTCGCCCGCCAGGCCTTTGAGCGGCTGATCAGACGTGATCCCAGCCTGGAGGCCCAACGCGCAGTGCTCTACGCCTCGGCCCTCCTCCATGATCTCGGCCACGGCCCCCTCAGTCACACAGGGGAGGAGATGTTTGGCCTGCGCCATGAGACCTGGTCGGCGCGACTGGTGCGCGACCACCCGGAGATTCGCAAGATCCTCGATGAAGTGGGGCACGGAACCGCTGAAGCGGTGGCCGATCTCCTGCTCCATGGCCAGGCCGAACGGCCGGTGATTAAGGCGCTGGTGAGCAGCCAACTCGACTGCGATCGCCTCGATTACCTGCTTCGCGACAGCTACAGCACCGGCACCCGCTACGGCCAACTCGATCTGGAACGGATCCTCTCCGCCCTCACCCTGGCGCCCGATGGTGCGCTGGCGATCCACCCCAAAGGCCTGATGGCCGTGGAGCACTACCTGGTGGTGCGCAATCTGATGTATCGCAGCGTGTACAACCACCGCCTGAACGTGGTGTGCAACTGGCTGCTGGAGCAACTGATCCGCACCGCGCGCCAACTGGGGCCGGAACGGGTGTGGAGCGACAGCACCATGGCCCGCTGGCTCTGGAATCCCCAGGCGTTGGATCTCGACAGCTTCGAGGCCAACGACGACCTGCGCACCGGGTATCACCTGCTGCGCTGGAGCGAGGAGGCGCCGCCTCCCCTGGCGGAACTCTGCCAGCGATTTCTGCATCGCCGGCTGCTCAAGGCGATGCCGGTGAATCAGCTCGCCTCAGGGGCCCAGTTGGAATTGCTCGCCCTGGCGCGACAACTGGCGGAGCAGGAGGGTCTGGATCCGGCGCTGACCTGCGGGCTGCGCCATCAGCAGCTGCGTGGTTACCACCCTTACCGGGGCGGGCTGCGTCTCTGGGACGGCCATCGCCTGCAGGCGCTCGAGCAGTGTTCAGCTCTGGTGAACAGCCTCTCCACCCCCGAGGAGACGGCCTGGTTGATCCATCCCGGCAGCATCAGCCCAGCGCTGAACAACGCGATGCTCAGCGTTGATTCAGGCCCCACGCCCCCAGCACCCCGGCGACAGCCATGA
- the ctpZ gene encoding carboxyl-terminal processing protease CtpZ: MKPMLPTVNRWANPLRHLAFALIGLMLTSLMAAHPALALNDAQQLVVESWKLVNQSYVDPARFDQIHWRRLRQKALEGSIQTSNEAYNAIDAMLAPIGDPYTRLLRPTDYDAMKASNEGSLSGVGLQLGHRREDERVVVIAPLEGSPAADAGITSGTLVCAVNGESTDSLGLEATAARLRGDVGTQVVLQLQTPNGAEQEVTLERRHVDLRPVRTRRLRSDTHTLGYLRITQFSDGVPDQVHEALQELSDKGIEGLVLDLRNNSGGLVSAGLSVADAFLSNQPIVETRNRDGIADPIQAGTGTLYDGPMVTLVNGGTASASEILAGALQDDGRSPLLGGRTFGKGLIQTLTHLSDGSGLAVTVAGYVTPSGRDIQGQGIEPERLLDQPEPLNPGGEGDRWLLDAERFMDSLLDRETTTQSLDEAPADPDAALAALEAG, translated from the coding sequence ATGAAGCCGATGTTGCCGACTGTTAACCGTTGGGCTAACCCCTTGCGGCATCTGGCTTTTGCCCTGATTGGCCTGATGCTGACCAGCCTGATGGCCGCCCATCCGGCTCTGGCGCTCAACGACGCCCAGCAGCTGGTGGTGGAGAGCTGGAAGCTCGTGAACCAGAGCTATGTCGACCCAGCCCGCTTCGATCAGATCCACTGGCGCCGGCTGCGCCAGAAGGCCCTGGAGGGATCGATTCAAACCAGCAACGAGGCCTACAACGCCATCGACGCAATGCTGGCTCCGATCGGGGACCCTTACACGCGGTTGCTGCGACCGACCGACTACGACGCCATGAAGGCGAGCAACGAAGGCAGTCTCAGTGGCGTGGGTCTGCAATTGGGGCACCGACGGGAGGATGAGCGCGTCGTGGTCATCGCCCCTCTGGAGGGGTCACCCGCTGCCGATGCCGGGATCACCAGCGGCACCCTGGTGTGTGCCGTAAACGGCGAATCCACCGACAGCCTCGGCCTGGAGGCCACCGCGGCCCGCTTACGCGGTGACGTTGGCACCCAGGTGGTACTTCAGCTCCAGACCCCTAACGGTGCGGAGCAGGAGGTGACCCTGGAGCGACGCCATGTGGATCTTCGCCCCGTGCGCACCCGCCGTCTGCGCAGCGACACTCACACCCTCGGGTATCTACGCATCACCCAATTCAGCGACGGGGTGCCCGATCAGGTGCACGAAGCGCTGCAAGAACTCTCGGACAAGGGAATCGAGGGGTTGGTGCTGGATCTGCGGAACAATTCCGGTGGCCTGGTGAGTGCGGGCTTGAGCGTGGCCGATGCCTTCCTGAGCAACCAGCCGATCGTGGAGACCCGCAATCGGGATGGAATCGCGGACCCAATCCAGGCAGGAACGGGAACCCTCTACGACGGCCCCATGGTGACCCTGGTGAACGGGGGCACAGCCAGCGCCAGTGAAATTCTGGCGGGAGCGCTTCAGGACGATGGACGGTCACCACTGCTCGGCGGCCGCACCTTCGGCAAAGGCCTGATCCAGACGCTCACCCATCTCAGTGACGGCAGCGGCCTGGCGGTGACCGTGGCGGGTTATGTGACCCCGAGTGGTCGCGACATCCAGGGGCAGGGGATCGAACCCGAGCGGCTTCTCGATCAACCGGAACCGCTCAATCCAGGCGGGGAGGGCGATCGCTGGCTGCTCGACGCCGAACGGTTCATGGACTCGCTGCTGGATCGGGAGACCACCACCCAATCCCTGGACGAAGCTCCGGCTGATCCTGATGCGGCGCTTGCAGCCCTCGAAGCCGGCTGA